One Mus musculus strain C57BL/6J chromosome 2, GRCm38.p6 C57BL/6J genomic window, GTTAAGGcattgtttctttgtctttgcaCGTAGAGGAATGCTGCGCAGCACAAATTAGATACCAGGCATTGGTGTACATGGTTTTGTGAGAATTTAGTGATCATCCATAACTTAAAGCAGTGCTTTTTTCCCCCCACCCTGTtactttcctttaaaatttgCAGGACACCTTAAAATTTATTCAGAGACATTCTTATCAGTTTCCACATGCAAATTACCTTCCATGTCTTCTAGAACTTTGAAAATGTTCTTCAGGATTATGGTCTTCCCAACTGTAGCCTAAATATAATGCCAGAGAACGTATGTCATATTATTGGAAATTAGGCAAAATGTAAATTACTATCTTCAGCGAACCTTAGAACCATGCTTGATTTATTCACCTTGGTCTTCCTCATTCTCAACAGAGATTACAAAAAGaaacaccaattaaaaaaaaaaaaaccacttctcCCTATATTTTACAAAGTGAAAAGAAATTCACTGTCTTACCTATAGCAGCGAGATtcctgtaggtctccagcatcacatctctgTAGAGAttcttctgagaaggatccagcaaagcccactcttcctgagtgaagttcacatgcacatc contains:
- the 3300002I08Rik gene encoding zinc finger protein family member isoform X7, with translation MFRVPPRSPVRRAQASPDMGVVTYDDVHVNFTQEEWALLDPSQKNLYRDVMLETYRNLAAIGYSWEDHNPEEHFQSSRRHGRRCRNKEMESEGMASNDWPTFRPIPLTRTNS